Proteins from a genomic interval of Mycolicibacterium grossiae:
- a CDS encoding WXG100 family type VII secretion target, translating to MDPVLSYDFDQIEYTVRQQIHATSARFNAALDDLRTQIAPLTAVWTREAAAAYAVEQARWDRSAAALNDILLRLGNAVRDGADDVAATDRRAAAAWGA from the coding sequence ATGGACCCGGTTCTGTCCTACGACTTCGACCAGATCGAGTACACCGTCCGACAGCAGATCCACGCCACGTCGGCCCGGTTCAACGCTGCACTGGATGACCTGCGCACCCAGATCGCGCCGCTGACCGCCGTGTGGACGCGCGAGGCCGCCGCGGCCTACGCCGTCGAGCAGGCCCGGTGGGATCGGTCGGCGGCCGCGCTGAACGACATCCTGCTGCGGCTCGGCAACGCGGTCCGCGACGGCGCGGACGACGTCGCGGCCACCGACCGGCGCGCCGCCGCCGCGTGGGGCGCCTGA
- the adh gene encoding aldehyde dehydrogenase has translation MTTFARPGAEGSLMSFKPRYDNFIGGQWVAPTKGQYFENPTPITGQPFCEIARSDESDIEKALDAAHAAAPAWGKTPVAERALILNRIADRIEQNLESIALAESWDNGKPIRETLNADIPLAIDHFRYFAGAVRAQEGSLSEIDDDTVAYHFHEPLGVVGQIIPWNFPILMAVWKLAPALAAGNAVVLKPAEQTPASILYLMELIGDLLPAGVVNVVNGFGVEAGKPLASSNRIAKIAFTGETTTGRLIMQYASQNLIPVTLELGGKSPNIFFNDVMAAADDYQDKALEGFTMFALNQGEVCTCPSRSLIQADVYDEFLALAAIRTKAVRQGDPLDTETMIGAQASNDQLEKILSYIEIGKSEGAQVVTGGERAELGGDLNGGYYVAPTIFTGNNSMRVFQEEIFGPVVAVTSFTDYDDAIRIANDTLYGLGAGVWSRDGNTAYRAGRDIKAGRVWTNCYHQYPAHAAFGGYKQSGIGRENHKMMLDHYQQTKNLLVSYSNKAQGFF, from the coding sequence ATGACCACGTTCGCCCGCCCGGGAGCCGAGGGCTCCCTGATGTCGTTCAAGCCGCGCTACGACAACTTCATCGGCGGCCAGTGGGTCGCCCCCACCAAGGGCCAATACTTCGAGAACCCCACGCCGATCACCGGACAGCCGTTCTGCGAGATCGCCCGCTCCGACGAGTCGGACATCGAGAAGGCCCTGGACGCCGCCCACGCCGCCGCACCCGCCTGGGGCAAGACGCCGGTCGCCGAGCGCGCCCTGATCCTCAACCGGATCGCCGACCGCATCGAGCAGAACCTCGAGTCGATCGCCCTGGCCGAGTCGTGGGACAACGGCAAGCCGATCCGCGAGACCCTCAACGCCGACATCCCGCTGGCCATCGACCACTTCCGCTACTTCGCCGGCGCCGTCCGCGCGCAGGAGGGGTCGCTGAGCGAGATCGACGACGACACCGTCGCCTACCACTTCCACGAGCCGCTCGGCGTCGTCGGCCAGATCATCCCGTGGAACTTCCCGATCCTCATGGCGGTGTGGAAGCTGGCACCCGCGCTGGCCGCCGGCAACGCCGTGGTGCTCAAGCCCGCCGAGCAGACCCCGGCGTCGATCCTCTACCTGATGGAGCTGATCGGCGACCTGTTGCCGGCCGGCGTCGTGAACGTCGTCAACGGCTTCGGCGTCGAGGCCGGCAAGCCGCTGGCGTCGAGCAACCGCATCGCGAAGATCGCGTTCACCGGTGAGACCACCACCGGCCGGCTGATCATGCAGTACGCCAGCCAGAACCTCATCCCGGTCACCCTGGAGCTGGGCGGCAAGAGCCCGAACATCTTCTTCAACGACGTCATGGCCGCCGCCGACGACTACCAGGACAAGGCGCTCGAGGGCTTCACGATGTTCGCGCTCAACCAGGGCGAGGTGTGCACCTGCCCGTCGCGCAGCCTCATCCAGGCCGACGTCTACGACGAGTTCCTCGCCCTCGCCGCGATCCGCACGAAGGCCGTGCGCCAGGGCGACCCGCTGGACACCGAGACGATGATCGGCGCGCAGGCCTCCAACGACCAGCTGGAGAAGATCCTGTCCTACATAGAGATCGGCAAGAGCGAGGGCGCGCAGGTGGTCACCGGCGGCGAGCGCGCCGAGCTGGGCGGTGACCTCAACGGCGGCTACTACGTCGCGCCGACGATCTTCACCGGCAACAACTCCATGCGGGTGTTCCAGGAGGAGATCTTCGGCCCGGTCGTCGCGGTGACGTCGTTCACCGACTACGACGACGCCATCCGCATCGCCAACGACACCCTCTACGGCCTGGGCGCCGGCGTGTGGAGTCGCGACGGCAACACCGCCTACCGCGCCGGCCGCGACATCAAGGCCGGCCGAGTGTGGACGAACTGCTACCACCAGTACCCCGCGCACGCGGCGTTCGGCGGCTACAAGCAGTCCGGCATCGGCCGGGAGAACCACAAGATGATGCTCGATCACTACCAGCAGACCAAGAACCTGCTGGTGAGCTACAGCAACAAGGCCCAGGGCTTCTTCTGA
- a CDS encoding ethanolamine ammonia-lyase subunit EutB gives MKFRHRRAGVTHEFDGLVDLMAKATPLRSGDQLAGCAAHSDAERAAAAWALADVPLRTFLEELVVPYETDEVTRLIIDGHDREAFTAVGHLTVGGLRDWLLDAAARDDGARRIAAVAPGLTPEMAAAVSKIMRNQDLIAVAAATSVTAAFRTTVGAPGTLATRLQPNHPTDDPRGIAAGVLDGLLLGCGDAVIGINPATDSPHATAELLHLLDSIRARYDIPVQSCVLSHVTTTIGLIEQGVPVDLVFQSIAGTQGANAAFGVDLAVLREANAAARSLGRGTVGDDVMYLETGQGSALSSGTHLGTGGRPVDQQTLETRAYAVARDLQPLLVNTVVGFIGPEYLYDGRQIIRAGLEDHFCGKLLGLPMGVDVCYTNHAEADQNDMDTLLTLLAAAGVSFVITVPGADDVMLGYQSLSFHDVLTTRRTLGLRPAPEFEAWLRSVGMMDDAGQVTPLDVTRSPLRALAAAEAS, from the coding sequence ATGAAGTTTCGCCACCGCCGTGCCGGCGTCACCCACGAGTTCGACGGTCTGGTCGACCTGATGGCCAAGGCCACCCCGCTGCGATCGGGGGACCAGCTCGCCGGCTGCGCCGCGCACAGCGACGCCGAACGCGCCGCCGCCGCCTGGGCGCTGGCCGACGTGCCGCTGCGCACCTTCCTCGAGGAACTCGTCGTGCCGTACGAGACCGACGAGGTGACCCGGCTGATCATCGATGGCCACGATCGGGAGGCGTTTACGGCCGTCGGCCACCTGACCGTCGGCGGCCTGCGCGACTGGCTGCTCGACGCGGCCGCCCGTGACGACGGCGCCCGCCGCATCGCCGCCGTCGCACCCGGCCTCACCCCCGAGATGGCCGCGGCCGTCAGCAAGATCATGCGCAATCAGGACCTCATCGCCGTCGCCGCCGCCACGTCCGTGACGGCGGCATTCCGCACGACCGTCGGCGCACCGGGCACGCTGGCGACCCGGCTGCAGCCCAATCACCCGACCGACGACCCGCGCGGCATCGCCGCCGGGGTGCTCGACGGGCTGCTGCTGGGCTGTGGGGACGCCGTCATCGGCATCAACCCGGCGACCGACTCGCCGCACGCCACGGCCGAGTTGCTGCACCTCCTCGACTCCATCCGTGCGCGCTACGACATCCCCGTGCAGTCCTGCGTGCTCTCGCACGTCACGACGACGATCGGGCTCATCGAGCAGGGTGTCCCGGTCGACCTCGTCTTCCAGTCCATCGCCGGCACCCAGGGCGCCAACGCGGCCTTCGGGGTCGACCTCGCGGTGCTGCGCGAGGCCAATGCGGCCGCTCGGTCGCTGGGCCGCGGCACCGTCGGCGACGACGTCATGTACCTGGAGACGGGGCAGGGTTCGGCGCTGAGCTCGGGCACGCACCTGGGCACCGGCGGCCGGCCCGTCGACCAGCAGACCCTGGAGACGCGCGCCTACGCGGTGGCACGCGACCTGCAGCCGCTGCTGGTCAACACCGTCGTCGGGTTCATCGGCCCGGAGTACCTGTACGACGGCAGACAGATCATCCGCGCCGGGCTCGAGGACCACTTCTGCGGCAAGCTGCTCGGCCTGCCGATGGGCGTCGACGTCTGCTACACCAACCACGCCGAGGCCGACCAGAACGACATGGACACGCTGCTGACGCTGCTCGCCGCGGCCGGGGTGTCGTTCGTGATCACGGTGCCCGGCGCCGACGACGTCATGCTCGGCTACCAGAGCCTGAGCTTCCACGACGTGCTGACCACGCGCCGCACCCTGGGGCTGCGGCCCGCGCCAGAGTTCGAGGCGTGGCTGCGGTCGGTCGGCATGATGGACGACGCCGGCCAGGTGACGCCGCTCGACGTCACCCGCTCGCCGCTGCGCGCGCTGGCCGCGGCGGAGGCGTCGTGA
- the eutC gene encoding ethanolamine ammonia-lyase subunit EutC — MTSRDVEAQAFWNELRASTQARIGLGRAGNGLPSREVLELSAAHAAARDAVHVPLDVAALADAVAAVGLGEPAVVRSRATSRGEYLRRPDLGRLPADLSTVPHTGADVGIVLADGLSPTALAAHGPGLLAALAEHLGPRYGLAPPVIATQARVALGDHVAEAMGVRTVLVVIGERPGLSVVDSLGIYLTHLPRVGRTDADRNCISNIHPPGGLGYGEAARIAAGLLGGALRLGRSGVDLKDTSRLEIPGDARFDLR, encoded by the coding sequence GTGACGTCCCGCGACGTCGAGGCACAGGCGTTCTGGAACGAGCTGCGCGCCTCGACGCAGGCCCGCATCGGGCTCGGCCGCGCCGGCAACGGGTTGCCCAGCCGGGAGGTCCTCGAGCTGTCCGCCGCGCACGCCGCGGCCCGCGATGCCGTGCACGTGCCGCTCGACGTCGCGGCGCTCGCCGACGCCGTCGCCGCGGTCGGCCTCGGCGAACCCGCCGTGGTGCGCAGCCGGGCCACCTCGCGCGGGGAGTACCTGCGGCGTCCCGACCTGGGCCGGCTGCCCGCCGATCTGTCCACGGTGCCGCACACCGGAGCCGACGTCGGCATCGTGCTGGCCGACGGGCTGTCGCCGACCGCACTCGCCGCGCACGGGCCCGGCCTGCTCGCCGCGCTCGCCGAACACCTCGGCCCCCGGTACGGGCTGGCGCCGCCGGTGATCGCGACGCAGGCCCGGGTGGCGCTCGGTGACCACGTCGCCGAGGCGATGGGCGTGCGCACGGTGCTGGTCGTCATCGGCGAGCGGCCGGGGCTCAGCGTGGTCGACAGTCTCGGCATCTACCTGACCCATCTGCCGCGGGTCGGACGCACCGACGCCGACCGCAACTGCATCTCCAACATCCACCCGCCCGGCGGGCTCGGCTACGGCGAGGCCGCACGGATCGCGGCGGGCCTGCTGGGCGGGGCGCTGCGCCTGGGCCGGTCCGGGGTCGATCTCAAGGACACCTCGCGCCTCGAGATCCCCGGCGACGCGCGTTTTGACCTGCGCTGA
- the rplM gene encoding 50S ribosomal protein L13 has product MPTYTPKAGDTTRSWYVIDATDVVLGRLAVEAAKLLRGKHKPTFTPNVDGGDFVIIVNAEKVAIGGDKLTKKFAYRHSGYPGGLRRRTIGELLLKHPTRVVENAIVGMLPHTKLSRQVQKKLKVYAGPTHPHAAQQPIPFEIKQVAQ; this is encoded by the coding sequence GTGCCTACGTACACGCCGAAGGCGGGTGACACCACGCGGTCGTGGTACGTCATCGACGCCACGGACGTGGTGCTCGGCCGGCTCGCCGTCGAAGCAGCCAAGCTGCTCCGCGGCAAGCACAAGCCGACGTTCACGCCCAATGTCGACGGTGGCGACTTCGTCATCATCGTCAACGCCGAGAAGGTCGCCATCGGTGGCGACAAGCTCACCAAGAAGTTCGCCTACCGCCACTCGGGTTACCCCGGTGGTCTGCGTCGGCGCACGATCGGCGAGCTGCTGCTCAAGCACCCGACCCGCGTCGTCGAGAACGCCATCGTCGGGATGCTGCCGCACACCAAGCTCAGCCGGCAGGTGCAGAAGAAGCTGAAGGTCTACGCGGGCCCGACGCATCCGCACGCCGCGCAGCAGCCGATTCCGTTCGAGATCAAGCAGGTGGCGCAGTGA
- the rpsI gene encoding 30S ribosomal protein S9 has protein sequence MTEAPAEVTETYADDEAAVREPVYIDRPIQTVGRRKEAVVRVRLVPGTGKFELDGRSLEDYFPNKVHQQLIKAPLVTVDRVDTVDIYAHLDGGGPSGQAGALRLAIARALIVLQPEDRPALKKAGFLTRDPRAIERKKYGLKKARKAPQYSKR, from the coding sequence GTGACCGAGGCTCCGGCCGAGGTGACCGAGACCTACGCCGACGACGAAGCCGCCGTCCGCGAGCCCGTCTACATCGACCGTCCCATCCAGACCGTCGGCCGCCGCAAGGAGGCCGTGGTGCGGGTGCGCCTGGTGCCCGGCACCGGCAAGTTCGAACTCGACGGCCGTTCGCTGGAGGACTACTTCCCGAACAAGGTGCACCAGCAGCTCATCAAGGCGCCGCTGGTGACCGTCGACCGCGTCGACACGGTGGACATCTACGCCCACCTCGACGGTGGCGGCCCCTCCGGGCAGGCCGGCGCGCTGCGCCTCGCCATCGCGCGTGCACTGATCGTGCTGCAGCCCGAGGACCGTCCGGCGCTGAAGAAGGCCGGCTTCCTCACGCGTGACCCGCGTGCCATCGAGCGCAAGAAGTACGGTCTGAAGAAGGCCCGCAAGGCGCCTCAGTACAGCAAGCGCTGA
- the glmM gene encoding phosphoglucosamine mutase: MARLFGTDGVRGVANRDLTAELALALGSAAARLGTSGRPRRVAVVGRDPRASGEMLEAAVIAGLTSEGVDALRVGVLPTPAVAFLTQAYDAEFGVMISASHNPMPDNGIKIFGHGGHKLDDATEDRIEDLVRTGPATRPVGAGIGRVLDAQDALDRYLVHAAKAVTHRADGLTVVVDCAHGAASHAAPSAYRAAGAHVIAINAEPNGLNINDGCGSTHMEVLQEAVRTHGADLGLAHDGDADRCLAVDADGNAVDGDAIMVILALAMHEAGELVSDTLVATVMSNLGLHLAMRDAGIVVRTTSVGDRYVLEELRAGGYALGGEQSGHVVLPEFGTTGDGIVTGLRLLSRMAQTGRSLADLAGPMRTLPQVLINVAVADKATVAEAPSVRTAVADAKAKLGDSGRILLRPSGTEEVVRVMVEAADEDTARLVAARVAESVSEQS, from the coding sequence ATGGCTCGACTGTTCGGCACCGACGGCGTCCGCGGCGTCGCCAACCGGGACCTCACCGCGGAACTCGCGCTGGCGCTGGGATCGGCCGCCGCGCGGCTCGGCACGTCGGGGCGCCCCCGCCGGGTGGCCGTCGTCGGACGGGACCCGCGAGCCAGCGGCGAGATGCTGGAGGCCGCCGTCATCGCCGGCCTCACCAGTGAGGGCGTCGACGCCTTGCGCGTCGGCGTGCTGCCCACCCCGGCCGTCGCGTTCCTGACCCAGGCCTACGACGCCGAGTTCGGCGTGATGATCTCCGCGTCGCACAATCCCATGCCGGACAACGGCATCAAGATCTTCGGCCACGGCGGGCACAAGCTCGACGATGCCACCGAGGACCGCATCGAAGACCTCGTCCGCACCGGTCCCGCGACCCGGCCGGTCGGCGCGGGGATCGGCCGCGTGCTCGACGCGCAGGACGCGCTGGACCGCTACCTGGTCCACGCCGCGAAGGCCGTCACCCACCGTGCCGACGGACTGACCGTCGTGGTCGACTGTGCGCACGGCGCCGCGTCGCATGCCGCGCCGTCGGCCTACCGCGCTGCCGGCGCCCACGTCATCGCGATCAACGCCGAACCCAACGGGCTCAACATCAACGACGGCTGCGGCTCGACGCACATGGAGGTGCTGCAGGAGGCGGTCCGCACCCACGGCGCGGACCTCGGCCTGGCGCACGACGGCGATGCCGACCGCTGCCTGGCGGTCGACGCGGACGGCAACGCCGTCGACGGCGACGCCATCATGGTCATCCTCGCGCTCGCGATGCACGAGGCCGGCGAACTCGTCTCGGACACGCTGGTCGCGACGGTGATGAGCAACCTGGGCCTGCACCTGGCGATGCGGGACGCCGGCATCGTGGTGCGCACGACCAGCGTCGGCGATCGCTACGTGCTCGAGGAGCTGCGGGCCGGCGGATACGCCCTCGGCGGCGAGCAGTCCGGGCATGTCGTGCTGCCCGAATTCGGGACCACCGGCGACGGCATCGTCACGGGTCTGCGGCTGCTGTCCCGGATGGCGCAGACCGGCCGGTCCCTCGCCGACCTCGCCGGGCCGATGCGGACACTGCCGCAGGTGCTCATCAACGTCGCAGTGGCCGACAAGGCGACCGTCGCCGAGGCGCCGTCGGTGCGCACGGCCGTCGCCGATGCGAAGGCCAAGCTCGGTGACAGCGGCCGAATCCTGTTGCGTCCTTCGGGAACCGAGGAAGTCGTGCGGGTCATGGTGGAGGCCGCCGATGAGGACACCGCGCGCCTGGTAGCCGCCCGCGT